A single window of Brevundimonas vitisensis DNA harbors:
- the purC gene encoding phosphoribosylaminoimidazolesuccinocarboxamide synthase, with amino-acid sequence MNAKRKKLYEGKAKILYEGPEPGTLIQYFKDDATAFNGEKKAQLEGKGVINNRISEFVMSRLNGIGVTNHFIKRLNLREQLIREVEIIPLEVVCRNVVAGSLATRLGQEEGTPLPRSIIEFYYKKDELNDPMVTEEHITAFNWASTQEIDDILAMTVRVNDYLSGMFGAVGITLVDFKIEFGRIWENDFSRVILADEISPDSCRLWDTTTGEKMDKDRFRRDLGNVIESYAEVARRLGIMKDMPTVIQGGLH; translated from the coding sequence ATGAACGCCAAACGCAAGAAGCTCTACGAAGGCAAGGCCAAGATCCTTTACGAAGGTCCCGAGCCCGGCACTCTGATCCAATATTTCAAGGACGATGCCACAGCTTTCAACGGCGAGAAGAAGGCTCAGCTGGAGGGTAAGGGCGTCATCAACAACCGCATCAGCGAGTTCGTTATGAGCCGCCTGAACGGCATCGGCGTCACCAATCACTTCATCAAGCGGCTGAATCTGCGTGAGCAGCTGATCCGCGAGGTCGAGATCATCCCGCTGGAAGTGGTGTGCCGTAACGTCGTCGCCGGTTCACTGGCGACGCGCCTGGGTCAGGAAGAGGGCACGCCCCTGCCCCGTTCGATCATCGAATTCTATTACAAGAAGGATGAGCTGAACGACCCGATGGTGACCGAAGAGCACATCACCGCCTTCAACTGGGCCTCGACCCAGGAGATCGACGACATCCTGGCCATGACTGTGCGGGTCAACGACTATCTGTCGGGCATGTTCGGTGCCGTCGGCATCACTCTGGTGGACTTCAAGATCGAGTTTGGCCGCATCTGGGAAAACGATTTCTCGCGCGTCATCCTGGCCGACGAGATCAGCCCCGATTCCTGCCGCCTGTGGGACACGACCACCGGCGAGAAGATGGACAAGGACCGGTTCCGCCGCGACCTGGGCAATGTGATCGAGAGCTATGCCGAGGTGGCGCGCCGCCTGGGCATCATGAAGGATATGCCGACGGTGATTCAGGGCGGGTTGCACTGA
- the purS gene encoding phosphoribosylformylglycinamidine synthase subunit PurS has protein sequence MTKTVKVHIFLKPGVLDVQGKAVEGALNGLGWPGVANARVGKLIEFDFDGEGDPQAEVKRMCETLLANTVIESYRIEIG, from the coding sequence ATGACAAAGACGGTCAAGGTTCACATCTTCCTGAAGCCCGGCGTCCTGGACGTGCAGGGCAAGGCGGTCGAAGGCGCGCTGAACGGCCTGGGCTGGCCTGGCGTCGCCAATGCGCGGGTCGGCAAGCTGATCGAGTTCGACTTCGACGGCGAAGGCGACCCCCAGGCCGAGGTCAAACGCATGTGCGAAACTCTGCTGGCCAATACGGTGATCGAATCCTATCGGATCGAGATCGGCTGA
- a CDS encoding YbhB/YbcL family Raf kinase inhibitor-like protein — translation MTFTLTSNDITDGGVLPDAQVQAKGDTSPHLAWSGAPEGTKSFAITCYDPDAPTGSGFWHWTVANIPADVSEIPTGGPVPAGAVEGRTDYGAPGFGGAAPPPGHGPHRYIFTVFAVDVEQLDVTPDNSGAVFGFNLFFHTLAKATITATYENKG, via the coding sequence ATGACCTTCACCCTGACCTCCAACGACATCACCGACGGCGGGGTCCTGCCGGATGCGCAGGTTCAGGCCAAGGGCGATACCTCGCCCCATCTGGCATGGTCAGGCGCGCCTGAGGGCACCAAGAGCTTCGCCATCACTTGCTATGATCCGGACGCGCCGACGGGCTCGGGTTTCTGGCACTGGACCGTGGCCAATATTCCGGCCGACGTCAGCGAAATCCCGACCGGGGGCCCGGTGCCTGCCGGGGCGGTCGAGGGTCGGACCGACTATGGCGCGCCCGGCTTCGGCGGGGCAGCACCGCCGCCGGGGCATGGCCCACACCGCTATATCTTCACCGTCTTTGCGGTGGACGTGGAACAACTGGACGTGACGCCGGACAATTCCGGTGCCGTGTTCGGGTTCAACCTCTTCTTCCACACCCTGGCCAAGGCCACGATCACCGCGACCTATGAGAACAAGGGCTGA